The genomic window GCTTGCTGGTGGTGTAGACAGAGGTGCTTTCCCTAGAACAAGATCTTACAATTTTTCTCTAAACATTAATTTGTAGTGCTATGAAAAATCAAAAATCCATAATTAAATATATGCTACTGCTGTTTTGTGGGCTCACAGCATGTAAAAAAGCGTTAGAGCTTAACCCGATTACCGAATACGCCGATGCAAACTTTTGGAAAGAAACCTCGCAGGCAACTGCAGCATTAAATGGTGCGTATACGCTTTTGCAAGCAGCAATGGGTCCAGAAGGTGTTTTTTACGGAGAAGCTAGAGCAGATAATGTTGCACAAAATCTAACTTCATTAAATACAGAGTCGCTTAACTTGTTAACCAATAATGTAAATCCAAGTTTAAGGATTACCAGTTGGAGCCAATTGTATGCGGTGGTTAATCAAGCTAATTTGATTATTAAAAATGTAAGAATAATGAGCCAAAATGGTTTGTATGCTAACAAAACTACTGAATTTAACCAAACTTTGGGTCAAGCTTATGCACTAAGAGCGCTTTGCTATTTCAATATGACTAGGATTTGGGGCGCACTACCTTTGGTTACTCAACCTTTAAAAGATGCTACTGAGAATTATTTAGTGGAAAGGGCCGATACCGAAAAAGTTTATACGCAAATTGAATTAGATTTAGATAGTGCGACCTTGCTCTTGCCTACCAGTTATTCGCCATCGCAAACCACCAAAGCTTTACTAACTGCAGGTGCAGTAAACGCTATATACACAGATTTATATATGTGGCGTCATCAGTACGATAAAGCTTTAACGGCTTCCCAAAAAATTCTTACTAACACAGCTAATTACTCGCTAACTTCTTTGACAGATGCTACGGCTTTAGAAAATACTTCTTACGCCAGACAGTTTACACATGGTTTTTCTACAGAAAGTATTTTCGAGATCGACTTCAATTTTGCAGAACGTGGAGCTAGGTCTTTCTATATCCAAGTTTATGGCGATATAGGTTTCCAGCCCGCATTTATGGTAAGCGAAGCATTAATGACTAAGTTCCAGCCAAACGACAAAAGGGCTACTATCAGTTATAATGAAAGGAGGGATATCATTAAGTTTTTTGACAAAACAAATTTTGTGAGAAGTACCATGGATGATAAGAACATCATCTTATATAGGCTTTCTGATATTTTATTATTGCGTGCCGAGGCGTTAAATCAGTTAGACAGACCTGCGGATGCTATTGCTATTGTAAACCAAATGAAGGTGAGGGCGGGAGAGACAGCTTTACAACCTTCGGATTATAATTCATTGAGCAAGAGCCAAATTGAAGACATCATTTTAAACGAACGCTCAAAAGAGCTTTGTTTTGAAGGTAAACGCTGGTTCGATTTGGTAAGAACCAAAAAGGCAATTAGCGTAATGCAACCTATCAATGGTTTAAACAATGAAGGCAATTACGTTTGGCCAATTTTCTTAAACGAAATAAGGTTAAATCCGCTATTGAAACAAAATTCATACTATCAATAATTAAATAAGCTTGTTATGAATAAAAAATTAATCATTATTAAATCTTTAGCTATTGCACTGATGTGTACCAGCTTAAGTTGTGGCAAGTTAGATTTGTTAAAAAACGAACAGCCAGAAGCAATAGATGCGGGTGCTAACTTGAGAGGAATGACCATTGCTGATTTTATAAAAATGGATCACAGTACCGATCTTACCAACCTAAATCTGTATGGAGAAGTGATTAAAAAAGCTGGTTTAGAAGACTTTTTAAACCAACCAGAAGACTACACGGTATTGCTTCTAACTAATCAGGCGGTAACTAATATGGTGGGCAGTTTAGGTTATACCAACCTTAATGATGTGCCGGCTATTGTACTGCGAAACATTGTTTCTGACCAGATTTTTAAGGGACGTTTACGTTCGTTTGATTTGGCAATAGGAGAAACTAAGAAGTTTGAAACCATTAACGGTAGTTTTATTTACTATACAAGAAGCAATACAAGTTCAGACGAATATGTCTTAACTGCAAATAATTCTACAGATCTCACATCGCCTTCGGCTAGAATTAGAAGTCAAAATTTAGAATTTAAAAATGGCGTTGCTCACGTAACCGATCAGTTTACCTTTTATAAGTTAAAAGATGCAGTGCCTGATGCACCATCTGGTTCGGTTGGTGCGCAAACCGATGTGATTAACGTGGCAAAGGATGTGTATATCCAAAATGGTACAGCTAATAGGAACAAAAACTTTAATAATGCCACAGCTATCGAAATGAAGAACTCTAATGGTAAGGATGTTTCGGTAGATAGAATGGGTTTATTCCAATTTCCTTTAACTACACCAAGTTTTGGGAACAAAATAGGTTTGGCAAAGATCAATTTTTATGTGTTTTTCACTGGTTTACCTTCTTCATTAACGGCTTATGCTGGTGCTGATACGGATTTTGATGAGACAACCGTGACTTGGACTACTGCACCAACTTACGATCGTGTAAGCTTAGCTAATATTTCTTTGGCAGCTGGTCAAACAGGGTGGATAACCATGGATGTAACCTCGTTGGTAAATCAACTTTATGGAAGTAATAAGACTTTCTTAAATATTTTGATGAACCACAACAATGATAATTTTGTAAGGATATATCCACGAGAATTTTCTGCTGGTAGTTTTAAAGCATATTTAAGTATTTCGAGCCCACCGGCAACCATTTTAACATTTGGAAATGCGACACCACTTAATGTAATTGCGAAAGATGGTTTTGCCAAACTTACTACTACACAGTTAAAAATGAACGGTGCCGATGATAAGAACATCAGCTACATCGTAAATAAGTTGCCTACCAATGGTTATTTCGTGAAGTACGGTATTCCATTGCCAGTTAATGGAAGTTTTTCGCAGGCAGATTTAACGGCTGGTGCTATCAAGTATTTGTACTCGGGAACTGGCAATGCTGATGAAATCATCCTAGAAGCCAAAGATAATAATGGAGGTTTCTATAACACGCCTATTAAAATCACTGTAAACATCCAATAACAAATGAAGATTAAAACTTTTACGCTCTTAATGCTTTGCATTCAGTTTTCTGTAATGGCCTGCAAAAAAGCACCTACTTCCGAAATAAAGGAAAACAGAAGAGGAAGTTTACTTTTTATGTCGATGCCAAAAATGGCGATGATAGTAATAATGGCAAGACCCCTGCTAAAGCATGGAAATCGCTTCAGAAAGTAAATGGTTACCAGTTTATGGCTGGCGATTCGCTACTTTTCAAAGCAGGCGATAGCTGGAAAGGTCAGTTGTTGCCTAAAGGCTCGGGCGATGCGAAGAATTCGATAGTAGTTTCAATTTATAGCGGTACTAAAAAAGCCTTGTTAGAAGGGGAGGGAAAAGTATCGGAAGTATTGAAGCTAGAGGATGTAGATTATTGGGAAGTTAACCACTTAGAAATTACCAATAAGGCTACTACTATCGGAAACCGACTAGGTGTATTGGTAAAAGATAATGGTGCTTCGAGAAAGCATATCCACCTTAAAAACCTTTACATCCACGACATAATGGGCGATTATTCCTTTGAGATGAAGGGGAAAAATACCGGTGGTATTGGCATTATTGGTACCGCCGAAAGTAAATTCGATGATATTTTAATCGAAGACTGTGAGATTGCCAACGTAGTACGCTTAGGAATTTTTACCAATTTAACCGACGGTAAAAAGGCAGTAAAAGGCAATAGACCTATTACTAATTTGGTTATTAGAAGAAACAAAATACACCATTGTGCAGGTGATGGTGTAATTGTAAGGTATAGCTACGGCGCACTGGTAGAGCACAACGAAGTTTGGGAAACGCATAATGCGGATGAGGAGTTAGTGAAGTACGGAGTGGCATTATGGTGCCGTAGTACGGATGAAACCATTTTTCAGTACAATGAGGTTTACAATACCAGAGGTGGTAAAGATGGGCAAGCTTTTGACGCCGATGAAGATGCGTATCGCACTGTAATTCAGTATAATTATTCGCACGACAATGAAGGCGGTTTTGTGTTGATTACCAGTACATCCGAAGATGCAATTATTAGGCATAATATAAGTGTAAATGACGGTATTAAAGGCTTACATATATTCGATTTTCCAGTTTGGGCAAATCATGTGAGAGGCACAGCAATTGCTCATAACAATACAGTGGTGTTAAATAAAGCACATGAAGCTGTAGTCATTGCTGATGAAGCCTTGATAACTTCAAAGTTTTACAACAACATTTTCTATCACGAAGGGCAGGGAGAGTTAGTGGTAAAATCAGCGGGACAAACCGCAGTGTTTAAAGGGAATGTGTACTTCGGTTACGAAAAATTCTACGTAAAAGATGATAAGGGGATTTTTGCAGACCCTCAGTTGGTAAACCCACTAAACTATAGTAAAGGTTTCGCTACCGCCACTGGTTTTAAGCTTAAATCAACTAGTCCAATTTTAAATAAGGCGATAGCTAAAAGCGAAATGGAAGGCAATTACTGGTTACCAGATATAGGAGCCAAAGATTTTTTTGGAACCACCTTAAACCTCGCCAAATTTACACCAGGCGCCTATCAAGCAAAATAAACTGACAACTAAAACAAATTATTCATGAAAAAAAGATTACATATCATAGCAGCACTAACCATGCTTTTTGGAATAGCACAGGCGCAAAACAAAGCTTGGAGTGATGCCGGAACTTTTGAAACAAAGGGAACTGTTTGGAACTATAATTTAGGAAAGGGTACAGGTAACGCTGGCGATAAATTCGTTGGTGGCGAAGCAATTAAAACTTCGGTATCTTCTACATCAACGCCAGGTTTTTTATCATATCCTTCTTCTGGCTTTGCTGCAGTTACTACAGGTGCTAATGGTGGTGGCGGCTTTAAAGTAGAAGGAAAAGATGCAACATCCAAGTTAGTTTTAGAAGCATCAAATAGCAGTAGTGCAAATAAGTTTGCAGTTTATGACATTTCAAAAGCAAGCGCAGTAACCAGTTTATTTTTTAATGTTTCCTTTAAAAGTGAAAATGAGCCAACTAATGGTGCTGTAGTTTTTGGTTTAGGCAATGCCAGAGGAAACAACATCTTTAAAAATACAACGGCTTTAACAGGCGCAGATGCTGCAGGTGTTTTCGCAGGCTTACGTTGGGAGTTTAGCACCAATAAATCAGTTTTCTTTTCTTATCGTTCCTTAAATAATGGTTCGTATGGTTATAAATTAATTAATGGTAACAGTTTTACTAAAACAGCCGAACACCAAGTAGAGCTGTATTTTAATAATGCTACAGTTGCTCAGAAATACACTAAAGCAGGTAAAGCTTATGACTTAGCTCCGGCTACTTTTAACATTTGGGTAGATGGGAAATTGATTGCTACAGAAAGTGGATCTGCTTTTTCGGCAAGTGGCGAACTGGCGCCAGAAGCCCCATTAAATAGCTTCTTGTTTCAAGGTTATCACAGTAAAGGGTCAGTACCTAATGCGCTAACCTTGAGTTTAAGCAACATTCAGTTAAACGCAACTAAATAAAGACTAAGCGATGAAAAAGATATCTTTACTTATTGTTTTATTATTGTCTATTCAGTTTTATAAAGCTGATGCGCAAGGAGCTTGGACAAACGAAAACGCTACCGCTTTTACCTGTAATTTCGGTGCTGTGGCAGGAACTTACAATGCCACAACTACCGCTAAATCTTCAGTTTCTACTAGCATTGTAGCTAATTTTTTGCCATCGCCGGCATCTGGCTTTGCCAGAGTTTATACAGGCAATAGTAATAATGGTGGCTTTGCACTAACGGGGTTGTCAAGTCTTACACTTACAGCTAGTAATGGGACAGCTGTTACTGCTACTAATAAAATGTCGGTTTATAACCTAAGCAATGCAGAAGCAATAGTAAGTTATTTCTTTACCATTTCCTTTAATAACACAGATGCATCCACTGGGGCAATCACATTTGCGATAGGAAATAGTGCCAACTCAACAGAAAACAATAATATATTTAATGATGGTAATAATTTGCAAGGGGCTGCCGCAACAGGCGTATTCACTTATTTGAGATGGGATATGTCGCCAACCACTATTGCTTTTTCATATCGAAAAGGGAGTGACTATTCTGCACAGACCATTAATTCAGCAACATTTACCAAAACTGGTGGTCCTTACAACGTAGAAATTTATGCCAACAATCATGCTTCGGCTACTGGAGAATACACGCATAATTCAACACAGTACACCGTTGCTAGTGGAAAATTTCATATCTGGGTAAACAATGCTAGAATAGGGGCAGATTTCGATGCTACTACAGAAGTTGCAAGAGGTTTAGCTTTAAACAGTTTGTTGTTACAAGGAATTAGAAGTATTTCGGGTACGCTTGCACCGATCAACATCAGTGATTTGAGCGTGAAGCACACCGTTGGTGGAACATTACCAGTAACTTTTGTAGATTTTTCGGCAACTAAAAATACTAATAGTGCGCTGCTAAAATGGCGAACATCATCAGAAATAGACAACGACTATTTTCAGTTATTAAGGAAAACCGAAACTTCTAAAGTTTTCGAGCCGATTGCTAAAATCGCTGCAAAATCAAATATCAACTCGATAAACAACTATGCTTACACAGATTTTAATCCAGCGGTAGGAAATAACTATTATCAAATTAAACAGGTAGATAAGGACGGAAAGACTTCGACTTTTGATAAAACAGTTGCGCTTAATTTCGAATTGGGAGCTAAAATTAACTTCTCAAAAACGGGAGAAGTTCTTCGTATTGTTGCTAATTCAGAATGCTGAGGGAAACGGAAATGTAATGATTACAGACCTTTCGGGAAATAAAGTTTTAACACGAAAAATTCGTTACAATAAACAACTTAACCAATACCAATACAATTTAGCAATGCTACCAGCAGGAGCCTACGTAACTCGTATAATAATGGACAATAAAAGTAGAAGTTTTAAATTTATAAAATAGGATCAAGTGAAAAAGGGACATATTCTTAGTATAATTTTCGTACTCATTGTAAATTTAGCTTTTGCTCAATCTAATGCGATAAATAGTGATTTTACCGTTAAGGGTTTTCATTTAGACCTTCGCATACAAGTAATGAAGATGCCTGCTTTAAAAGCTTTTGCTAAGAAGCTGAGTGAAAATGGTGTCAACACTTTAGTGATGGAATGGGAAGCAACTTACCCATTTAAAAATCACGTAATGATTGCTAATAGGTTAGCTTATACTAGAGAAGAAGTCGTTGATTTCATCAATTACTGTAAAAGTATTAATATCGATGTGATCCCATTGCAGCAGAGTTTTGGTCACGTAGAATACATCTTGCGTAACTACAGATACAAAGACCAAAGGGAGGATCAGAAAGATTATTCACAGGTAGACCCATTAAAAGAAGATTTGAATAGAGCGTTGTTTAAAGATCTTTATACCGATTTAATTGCTACGCATAGTTCAAAATACATCCACATTGGCGGAGATGAGACTTATTTGCTTGGCCATTCAGAAAAATCTAAAAAGAAAGCACAAGAACTAGGAAAAGGCCGGCTTTATGGCGATTACATCAAACTGCTTTGCGATTTAGTGGTAAGCTTAGGAAAAACTCCTGTGCTTTGGGCAGATATCGCTATCAAATACCCAGATGCATTAAAGTTGTTGCCAAAACAAACTATTTTCATCGATTGGAATTATGGCTGGGACATCAATATGTTTGGAGATCATAGCAAATTACTAGAAAGTGGTTTCGAAATATGGGGATCCCCATCTATCAGGAGTCATCCAGATAATTACTTCCTTACCCAATGGGAAAAGCACTTCAAAAATATCAAAGATTTTATTCCAACTGCAAGAAAATTCGGCTACAAAGGAATGGTAATGACTTCATGGTCAACATCGGGACTTTATTCGCCAGTTTTTGAAACCACTAGAGATATTGTAGATTTATACGCTATCAGACGTGTGTATCCGATTACGGGTTTTAATATGCTGATCGACGCTTATTTCGAAGCTTTGAAAACCGACCAACCGTTAAATATCGATCAATTTGCTAGAAACTATAGTGTTAAAAACTACGGATTTAATGAAGCAGAAAGCAAAACTTTTTGGAGTGCTTTGACTAATGCTCCTTACGAAATTACTCAAGGTGCAGTAAGTAATAAAAATGTAACTGTAAA from Pedobacter sp. SL55 includes these protein-coding regions:
- a CDS encoding right-handed parallel beta-helix repeat-containing protein, producing MHSVFCNGLQKSTYFRNKGKQKRKFTFYVDAKNGDDSNNGKTPAKAWKSLQKVNGYQFMAGDSLLFKAGDSWKGQLLPKGSGDAKNSIVVSIYSGTKKALLEGEGKVSEVLKLEDVDYWEVNHLEITNKATTIGNRLGVLVKDNGASRKHIHLKNLYIHDIMGDYSFEMKGKNTGGIGIIGTAESKFDDILIEDCEIANVVRLGIFTNLTDGKKAVKGNRPITNLVIRRNKIHHCAGDGVIVRYSYGALVEHNEVWETHNADEELVKYGVALWCRSTDETIFQYNEVYNTRGGKDGQAFDADEDAYRTVIQYNYSHDNEGGFVLITSTSEDAIIRHNISVNDGIKGLHIFDFPVWANHVRGTAIAHNNTVVLNKAHEAVVIADEALITSKFYNNIFYHEGQGELVVKSAGQTAVFKGNVYFGYEKFYVKDDKGIFADPQLVNPLNYSKGFATATGFKLKSTSPILNKAIAKSEMEGNYWLPDIGAKDFFGTTLNLAKFTPGAYQAK
- a CDS encoding DUF7594 domain-containing protein, with the translated sequence MNKKLIIIKSLAIALMCTSLSCGKLDLLKNEQPEAIDAGANLRGMTIADFIKMDHSTDLTNLNLYGEVIKKAGLEDFLNQPEDYTVLLLTNQAVTNMVGSLGYTNLNDVPAIVLRNIVSDQIFKGRLRSFDLAIGETKKFETINGSFIYYTRSNTSSDEYVLTANNSTDLTSPSARIRSQNLEFKNGVAHVTDQFTFYKLKDAVPDAPSGSVGAQTDVINVAKDVYIQNGTANRNKNFNNATAIEMKNSNGKDVSVDRMGLFQFPLTTPSFGNKIGLAKINFYVFFTGLPSSLTAYAGADTDFDETTVTWTTAPTYDRVSLANISLAAGQTGWITMDVTSLVNQLYGSNKTFLNILMNHNNDNFVRIYPREFSAGSFKAYLSISSPPATILTFGNATPLNVIAKDGFAKLTTTQLKMNGADDKNISYIVNKLPTNGYFVKYGIPLPVNGSFSQADLTAGAIKYLYSGTGNADEIILEAKDNNGGFYNTPIKITVNIQ
- a CDS encoding T9SS type A sorting domain-containing protein gives rise to the protein MITDLSGNKVLTRKIRYNKQLNQYQYNLAMLPAGAYVTRIIMDNKSRSFKFIK
- a CDS encoding family 20 glycosylhydrolase, whose product is MKKGHILSIIFVLIVNLAFAQSNAINSDFTVKGFHLDLRIQVMKMPALKAFAKKLSENGVNTLVMEWEATYPFKNHVMIANRLAYTREEVVDFINYCKSINIDVIPLQQSFGHVEYILRNYRYKDQREDQKDYSQVDPLKEDLNRALFKDLYTDLIATHSSKYIHIGGDETYLLGHSEKSKKKAQELGKGRLYGDYIKLLCDLVVSLGKTPVLWADIAIKYPDALKLLPKQTIFIDWNYGWDINMFGDHSKLLESGFEIWGSPSIRSHPDNYFLTQWEKHFKNIKDFIPTARKFGYKGMVMTSWSTSGLYSPVFETTRDIVDLYAIRRVYPITGFNMLIDAYFEALKTDQPLNIDQFARNYSVKNYGFNEAESKTFWSALTNAPYEITQGAVSNKNVTVNQLLDSAKLASKQLYELKPLKGKEEFEHYRLMADIRVQYLTYAALEIELNSPNFNPERIPAIINELKKLDTQKLDKRFIELNKYALYDAELDQENELRNSKIKLLIQRLSRSKTNK
- a CDS encoding RagB/SusD family nutrient uptake outer membrane protein; the encoded protein is MKNQKSIIKYMLLLFCGLTACKKALELNPITEYADANFWKETSQATAALNGAYTLLQAAMGPEGVFYGEARADNVAQNLTSLNTESLNLLTNNVNPSLRITSWSQLYAVVNQANLIIKNVRIMSQNGLYANKTTEFNQTLGQAYALRALCYFNMTRIWGALPLVTQPLKDATENYLVERADTEKVYTQIELDLDSATLLLPTSYSPSQTTKALLTAGAVNAIYTDLYMWRHQYDKALTASQKILTNTANYSLTSLTDATALENTSYARQFTHGFSTESIFEIDFNFAERGARSFYIQVYGDIGFQPAFMVSEALMTKFQPNDKRATISYNERRDIIKFFDKTNFVRSTMDDKNIILYRLSDILLLRAEALNQLDRPADAIAIVNQMKVRAGETALQPSDYNSLSKSQIEDIILNERSKELCFEGKRWFDLVRTKKAISVMQPINGLNNEGNYVWPIFLNEIRLNPLLKQNSYYQ